The Nostoc sp. 'Peltigera membranacea cyanobiont' N6 genome contains the following window.
AGGAACATAGCCTCCCTTATTAAGGTGAGCCAGCGCCGTCTTCTCCCAAGGGGAGACGCTAAGGGCGATGGGATCTCTCCAAGTGGAGCGACTGGCGTGGGTTGGGGGGATCTCTTGAATGCGACGAGCAATTAATCCCGCCACCTTTTCCATCAAAGCTACTACAGGCATTCCCGCAGCAAAGATGCGATCTTCAATATCGTGCATTTGCCCAGCAGTTACTACCACTTGCGAAATTTTTTCTTGCCTATTCTGCATTAGTGTTGATTCCTGTTGAGGGTAGCGGGGCCTTTAGAGGATGTTTGAAAAGTCCTCTCATTGGTAGCAAAACATTTCAGATCCCCCTAAATCCCCCTTAAAAAGGGGGACTTTTATTCCGATTCCCCCCTTAAAAAGGGGGGCTAGGGGGGATCTCTAAGTGCCTAAAATCACAGCTAAATACTTTTCAAACAACCTCTTAGACCATACTGAGTTATGAGTTTTAAGATAACTGAAACCTTAGCAGATTTCAAAACCCTTCATACAAAATAACCGTTAATAGTATCAGGACAAGGAAATTATTTCAAATAACTCCCCTTTATAAGGCAACGGTGTACACACAAGTCGCAAAAACTTCATCCACCAAAGATTCGCGCTGCATTACGCTGGCGTGACAAAGCTAAAACGCATTTGTTATTTCGGGGTACTCATTTGTTATTTCGGCATACGCATTTGTTATTTCGGGGTACTCATTTGTTATTTCGGCATACGCATTTGTTATTTCGGCATACTCATTTGTTATTTCGGCATACTCATTTGTTATTTCGGCATGTCCATAACACACCCTACGAAACTACTAGAAGAGTTGAAACCTATACTGGTCATACTTGTGTGTACACCGTAGCCTTATAAAGGGGAGGGAACCGGATTTTCTGTTTCCACCCTTTACAAGGGGGGATTAAGGGGGGGTAATTCAACTAGCACCTTAAGTTGACACCTATAGGAATCATATTTGATTTTTGAAAAAATATAAGTATTTGTAGGGTGTGTTAGACGGAACGTCGTAACGCACCATCCCAAGCTGATGGTGCCGTACTCTCCCTGCTAACGCACCCTACCTAAGATTTCAAAAATCAAATACTAGTAGTCTGTCAAATTCATTTTGACGGTTAGAGAGACGCGATAAATCGCCGTCTCTACAGGAAATTTATCCATCAATTATTTATTGACAGACTATTAGTCCTATATGAGCATTGTTATGCCCTTACCACGCGATCTATTTACCTGAAAATAGCTGTAATTAAAAATTATTTGTTGAGTCTACTTTGTTTCTGCAATTGGTTGCACGCGCAAACCCTCCGTCTCATCAACCGTAGGATTGGCAATCAGCGATTCATTTCCTGTCAGACCGGATGTAATTTCTACTTCAGTACCATAATCTCGCCCAACGCCAACTTTTTGATAATGTACTGTTTGGTTTTTAGTTATAGTTGCTACCTGTGTACCTTTGGCATCAATGACTAAAACACTATCAGGCACAACAAAGGGAGGATTAGTGCGGTTAATGGCAAATTTGACACTGGCATACATCCCAGGTCGCAGCGCCCCGTCCAAATTATCGATTTTTAGTTGTGTTAGCAAAGTACGAGTATTTGGATCTATGGCGTTGCTAGTACGTACTACTTTACCCGTAAATACTCGTTGTGGTAACTCTCTGACTGTAATTTGTGCTGTTTGTCCAGTGTTAAGTAAAGCTGATGAACTTTGGGGGACATTCACGTTCACATTTAGGGCATCGTAAGCAGCAATGGTATAAAGGCTGGTATTTCCAGTATTTGTACTACCATTACCTGATGTAATCAGAACACCTGTATTTACGTTACGGGCTGTGACTACTCCTGCGAAGGGAGCAGTGACTTTCTTATAAGACTGCAATATGGTATTACGCTGGTAGTTTGCTTGAATGGCGTAGGCGTTAGCTTGGGCTACCTTCACATTGGCAGAGTCAGAACTGATAGTATTTTGTGCGGCTTCAACGTTGGCCAGGTTCGCCTGATATGCAGCATACTTTGTGTCTGCGTCTTGTTGAGCTACTGCACCTTGCTTGACAAGAACTTGCCAGCGCTCCCAGCTTTGACGGGCAATTAATAAATTAGCACGGGCTTGCTTCAAATCAGAAACACCTTTAGCTAAACTAGCACGGCTTTGCAGCACGTTAGCTTGTGCTTGGATTAACTCTGCCTTTGCTTGCAAAACTTGCTGATCTATGTCTGGTGAATCGATTTCTGCTAACAACTGACCAGCGCGGACGCGATCGCCAATATCAGCATACCATCGCCGCAAATACCCAGTACTGCGAGCATAGACGGTGGTTTGATTAAGGGCTACAACACTCCCAGGTAGTTCCAAATTGCTAACACCAGTAGCGCGACGGGGAGTCATAACGTTAACTGAGGGGATAGTGCTAGCTTCCTTGACTGCTGCTTGTAATTCTGACCTTTGGGTTAACCGAGGCAAAATACCTATGGTTAAGAGAGTACCAAAAAAAACAACACCAATTACAGCCCAACCAATTCCACCAATGCCGCGTCTTTGTTTTCTAGAAGTCGTTTCTTGTTCAGAATCAGGAGATGGAGGATGTTGAGAATCCATAGTTTAGCTGTCCCATATTATCTAATTTGCATCCATTCAGCAGCTAGAGTCATTACCAATGATGGTAATGACTATTTTGTGAGTTGCTTATGATTTGCCTTGGGATGATGACAAGGAGTAGGCAGTGTGTGGATCGGAGAAATTTAAATCGTCATCATCCTCAATAGGACGAGGTTGTTGACGGCGGAATATGCTATACACCACAGGTACAAAAATCAGAGTAGCAACTGTTGCAGCTGACAAACCACCAATGACAGCGCGACCCAAAGGTGCATTCTGCTCGCCACCTTCACCAAGACCGAGAGACATTGGCACCATACCAATGAGCATGGCTAAGGCAGTCATTAACACCGGACGCAACCGCGTATATCCCGCCGCTTGTGCTGCTTGATAGGCATTTTGTCCTTCTAGACGCTGTTCATTAGCAAAAGCGATCATCAGAATACTGTTTGATGTCGCCACACCTATACTCATAATTGCACCCATTAAGGAAGGAACGCTGAAGGTCGTGCCGGTGACAAATAGCATCCAGACAATACCAGCCAAGGCACTCGGCAGTGCCATCATGATAATTAGGGGATCGAGCCAAGATTGGAAATTTACTACCATTAAGCAGTAAACCAGCACGATTGCAAACACAAGTCCTAAACCGAGTCCCAGAAAGGAAGAGTTCATTGTTTGCACTTGCCCACGAATATTAATCTGACTACCGCGAGGCAATTTTTTCTGATAATCAGCGATAATTCGATTCACATCGCGAGCAACTCCCCCCAAGTCACGACCGGAGGAGTTAGCGTAGATATCGAAAACCGGCTGAATATTGTAGTGATTAACAACTTGCATTACTCTATCGCGTCTGACAGTAGCCAAATTACCCAAAAGTTGGGGTGCGGTTTGACCGTTGCCAACGGGCATATTCTTGAGGCTGTCAATAGAGTCAATTTTATACTGGGGAACTTGGACAGCAAGGGTGTAACTCACGCCTTTTTTGGGATCGAGCCATTGGTTGATTGCGGCTTGACCGCTTGAGCTTAAAGAAGTGAGGACGCTATTAGCAACATCACGCTGTGTCATTCCCAGTTGTTGAGCCTCGGTGCGGTCTACATCCAGGTGTAACTCTGGAGCATCGACAACTTGCTGCATGTGTACATCTACAGCCCCAGGAACGCGCGTCATCCGGGCTTCGATTTGTTTGGCTATTTCAAAATTGCCCTTTGAGTTTTTTAGAGGCCCAGATATTTGCACGTCAACAGCAGCAGGTAAACCGAAATTCAGAATTTGAGTAACAATATCTGCTGGCTCAAAAAAGAAGGTATAGCTGGGAAATGTCGCTTTTAATTTCTGGCGGAGTTGCTTAACATAAGAGAAAGTTGAACCAGATTCTTTTAGGGATACAAGAATATCAGCATCAGCCGGGCCAATTGTGGCTCCGTTGTAGCCATAAGTAAGGTTAATACCACTGTTGGGTAAGCCGATGTTATCCAGAATTATCGAGAGATTTTCTTTTGGTACAGTCTGGCGGATAACATTTTCGACTTGGCTGACAATTCTTTCTGTCTCTTCTAAACGAGTGCCAGGTAAGGCACGAACGTGGAGACTAAACTGACCACCATCGACTTGAGGGAAAAAGTCTTGACCGACGAAGGGTAGCAAAACTCCGGCACTGACTATAAAAGCACCAAACAGCACAAAAACTATGCGGCGGTAATTTAATGCTGAGGTCAGGACATTGTAGTACCAACTGCGAAATTTCTCAAATACTCGGTTAAACTTCTCGTGTTGCTGCCAGATCCAATCTTTTTTATTTGTGGTTGTGGCTGTAGTTTGGTGGTTTTCATGACCATTACCATTATCGTCTAAGGCTTCGGTGTGGCGATCGCCATGACCATTACGATCCTCGCTTTCTCTGTGCAAGTGAGCTTCATAAGGTAGCAGATAGCTGGCCATTGTCGGGACTACAGTCCGAGATAGCACATAAGAAGCAAGCATACCAAATACTACCGCCATCGCTAGCGGCACAAATAGGTACTTTGCCACTCCACTGAGAAACACCACCGGCACAAAGACTATACAAATACATAATGTGGCGACGAATGCTGGTGTGGCGATTTGCTGCGCCCCATCTAAGATTGCTCGCTTGATTGCTTTACCTTGTCCGAGATTTCGGTGGATATTTTCAATTTCTACTGTGGCATCATCGACAAGAATACCGACAGCTAAGGACAAACCACCCAAAGTCATAATGTTGAAAGTTTGTCCCAAACGACTCATTACGATAATCGAAACCAGCATCGACAGGGGAATCGATACGGCGACAATTACAGTGCTGCGCCAACTTCCCAGAAAAATCAAAATCATCAGCGCGGTGAGAACTGCTGCAATCAATCCTTCTTTGAGAACGCCTTGAATGGAAGCTTTCACAAATAGAGATTGATCGAACAAAAACGCTAAATTCAGTTCTGGGGGTAAGGTGGATTGGATGCGAGGCAAAGCTTTTTTCACCCGATCGACGATCTCAATTGTCGAGGCACTGCCACTCTTAAGGATACTAAGTAAACTCGATCGTCTCCCATTCTGACGGACAATGTTCGCCTGCACACCAAAGCCATCTCTTACTTGCGCGACATCACGAATGTAAGTCACATTGCCATTAACTTGCTTAATTGGCAAGTCGTTGAGCGCTTCCACCACGTCTGGACTATTATTGATTTGCACGGCGAACTCACGAGTGCCTATCTTCATCCCGCCCGCCGGCAAAACCAGGTTTTGGGCGCTAACAGCGTTAGTCACATCTTGAGCAGAAATACCTTTAGCCAACATCGCCTGGGGATCGATATCAACCATTATTTGCCGAGCTTTACCGCCATAAGGCAGAGGTACACTCGCTCCTTGCACTGTTGCTAGTTGGGTGCGGACGAAGTTGGTAGCATAGTCGTTGAGGGCTTGTTCTGGCAAGCTTTTGCTACTAACACTCATCTGAATAATCGGCACGCTGGAAGCGTTGTATTGAATGATGAATGGCGGTGTAATACCGGGTGGCAAAGGGCGGAGAATGGTTTGACTGACAGAGGTGATTTGAGCGACTGCTGAGGCTATATTGACGCTTGGTTGGAAAAAAACTTTGACGACGCTAACACCACTTAAGGATTGAGATTCAATGTGTTCGATGTCACTAACGGTTGTTGTCATGGCGCGTTCGCTAATTGTCACGATTCGCTCTGCCATTTCCTCAGATGTTGTGCCAGTATAAGTCCAAACTATACTGACAACTGGAATATTGATTGCGGGAAAAATATCAACCGCCGTGCTAAATATCGTTATTACACCCAAGATCACAATCATCAAGGCAGCGATCGCGAATGTATACGGAAGACGTAAAGCAATTTTTACGATCCACATGCAATTTCCTTTTAAATGGGTTTAGCGCTCTACTGTTGCGAAAAAATAATTTAGAATCTTTATTTTTACAAGTACAAGTAACTTTTCTCAAGATATTGTATATGACAATTCTCTGCCTCGCAAAAATCACAAGCTGAATTGAGCCTCTTCTTGTCGAGTTTTAGGGGCGGGGATCGTCAAAGTTAAACCAATAAAGTGATATTTAAACCACCGCCAACCCTAGAAAAACCAAAGTTTATTCATCATTCTCTGCTCAATGCTGACATCGCTGGAATCTTTGTGTTACAACTTGGCAGATCGATTTGATACATGGAGTGAGTGAATCAGATTTTGGGAATAATCCTCATAGTGTTTGAAAGCATCGTTTTAGTTAGGCTCACGCTATGAGAGCGCGATTTCTAGGGAAAAAGCGGATTTTTGGCTGTTTATTTCTTGTATTTTGCTGGATTTTGTGGATATGTTCGGCATTAATTCCAGCCTACGCAACGTCTAGCGGTTCTATTGATACTCTGCGACAACAGCAGCAACAAATGAACCAGCAGCATCAGAGTGTGATTAACGAGCGCGATCGTTTAACAAATCTTCAACAAGAGGCTCAAA
Protein-coding sequences here:
- a CDS encoding efflux RND transporter permease subunit — encoded protein: MWIVKIALRLPYTFAIAALMIVILGVITIFSTAVDIFPAINIPVVSIVWTYTGTTSEEMAERIVTISERAMTTTVSDIEHIESQSLSGVSVVKVFFQPSVNIASAVAQITSVSQTILRPLPPGITPPFIIQYNASSVPIIQMSVSSKSLPEQALNDYATNFVRTQLATVQGASVPLPYGGKARQIMVDIDPQAMLAKGISAQDVTNAVSAQNLVLPAGGMKIGTREFAVQINNSPDVVEALNDLPIKQVNGNVTYIRDVAQVRDGFGVQANIVRQNGRRSSLLSILKSGSASTIEIVDRVKKALPRIQSTLPPELNLAFLFDQSLFVKASIQGVLKEGLIAAVLTALMILIFLGSWRSTVIVAVSIPLSMLVSIIVMSRLGQTFNIMTLGGLSLAVGILVDDATVEIENIHRNLGQGKAIKRAILDGAQQIATPAFVATLCICIVFVPVVFLSGVAKYLFVPLAMAVVFGMLASYVLSRTVVPTMASYLLPYEAHLHRESEDRNGHGDRHTEALDDNGNGHENHQTTATTTNKKDWIWQQHEKFNRVFEKFRSWYYNVLTSALNYRRIVFVLFGAFIVSAGVLLPFVGQDFFPQVDGGQFSLHVRALPGTRLEETERIVSQVENVIRQTVPKENLSIILDNIGLPNSGINLTYGYNGATIGPADADILVSLKESGSTFSYVKQLRQKLKATFPSYTFFFEPADIVTQILNFGLPAAVDVQISGPLKNSKGNFEIAKQIEARMTRVPGAVDVHMQQVVDAPELHLDVDRTEAQQLGMTQRDVANSVLTSLSSSGQAAINQWLDPKKGVSYTLAVQVPQYKIDSIDSLKNMPVGNGQTAPQLLGNLATVRRDRVMQVVNHYNIQPVFDIYANSSGRDLGGVARDVNRIIADYQKKLPRGSQINIRGQVQTMNSSFLGLGLGLVFAIVLVYCLMVVNFQSWLDPLIIMMALPSALAGIVWMLFVTGTTFSVPSLMGAIMSIGVATSNSILMIAFANEQRLEGQNAYQAAQAAGYTRLRPVLMTALAMLIGMVPMSLGLGEGGEQNAPLGRAVIGGLSAATVATLIFVPVVYSIFRRQQPRPIEDDDDLNFSDPHTAYSLSSSQGKS
- a CDS encoding efflux RND transporter periplasmic adaptor subunit, giving the protein MDSQHPPSPDSEQETTSRKQRRGIGGIGWAVIGVVFFGTLLTIGILPRLTQRSELQAAVKEASTIPSVNVMTPRRATGVSNLELPGSVVALNQTTVYARSTGYLRRWYADIGDRVRAGQLLAEIDSPDIDQQVLQAKAELIQAQANVLQSRASLAKGVSDLKQARANLLIARQSWERWQVLVKQGAVAQQDADTKYAAYQANLANVEAAQNTISSDSANVKVAQANAYAIQANYQRNTILQSYKKVTAPFAGVVTARNVNTGVLITSGNGSTNTGNTSLYTIAAYDALNVNVNVPQSSSALLNTGQTAQITVRELPQRVFTGKVVRTSNAIDPNTRTLLTQLKIDNLDGALRPGMYASVKFAINRTNPPFVVPDSVLVIDAKGTQVATITKNQTVHYQKVGVGRDYGTEVEITSGLTGNESLIANPTVDETEGLRVQPIAETK